From a single Calothrix sp. NIES-2098 genomic region:
- a CDS encoding nitrate transport permease: MTAIAGSRFSRKKSQKALNKFFWKKIVPPLVALAIFLVIWQLLCLNPNFKLPGPIETFSETWDPFIIHPFFDNGESDKGLGWQILSSLGRVGLGFSLATVVGIALGILIGANQFVYNAVDPIFQVLRTVPPLAWLPISLAAFQQANPSAIFVIFITSIWPIIINTTVGVQQIPQDYINVARVLRLKGGKYFFKIVFPATVPYIFTGLRIGIGLSWLAIVAAEMLVGGVGIGSFIWDAYNTTTDTNLSEIILALIYVGLVGLLLDRCVGFIASKVVAEQK; the protein is encoded by the coding sequence ATGACAGCTATTGCGGGAAGTCGTTTTAGTAGAAAAAAGTCTCAAAAAGCACTCAATAAATTTTTCTGGAAAAAAATTGTCCCCCCACTAGTAGCATTAGCCATTTTTCTGGTGATTTGGCAATTACTTTGTTTAAATCCTAACTTTAAGTTACCCGGGCCAATTGAAACATTTTCCGAAACTTGGGACCCTTTTATCATTCATCCATTTTTTGATAATGGCGAAAGTGATAAAGGTTTAGGCTGGCAAATCCTTAGTAGTTTAGGAAGAGTTGGTTTAGGCTTCTCGCTAGCGACAGTTGTAGGAATTGCCTTGGGAATTCTCATTGGTGCGAACCAATTTGTTTATAATGCTGTCGATCCCATATTTCAAGTATTACGAACTGTACCGCCTCTAGCATGGCTACCTATTTCCCTGGCAGCCTTTCAGCAAGCTAATCCCTCAGCGATTTTCGTAATTTTTATCACATCAATTTGGCCAATTATTATTAACACCACAGTTGGCGTGCAACAAATTCCCCAAGACTACATTAATGTTGCTAGGGTGTTACGTCTCAAAGGCGGAAAGTATTTCTTTAAAATTGTGTTTCCTGCTACCGTTCCTTATATTTTTACAGGGTTACGCATTGGCATTGGTTTATCGTGGTTAGCAATTGTCGCCGCAGAAATGTTAGTAGGTGGCGTGGGTATTGGTTCCTTTATTTGGGATGCCTACAACACAACCACAGACACCAATTTGAGCGAGATTATTTTAGCTCTCATCTACGTTGGTTTGGTTGGCTTACTGCTAGATAGATGTGTGGGTTTTATCGCTAGCAAAGTTGTAGCAGAACAGAAGTAG
- a CDS encoding nitrate transport ATP-binding subunits C and D — protein sequence MATFVEVDHIDRIFDLPNGGKYIALKNIELKIQQGEFVSLIGHSGCGKSTLLNIIAGLDRASIGGVTLEGREVRDPSPDRMVVFQNYSLLPWLTVRENIALAVDEVYKNQPKGERRGIVEEHIDMVGLRHAANKRPSELSGGMKQRVAIARALATRPKLLLLDEPFGALDALTRGSLQEQLMKICNEHNVTCVMVTHDVDEALLLSDRIVMLTNGPEAHIGQILEVPIPRPRQRLEVVKHPSYYSLRNEMIYFLNQQKLAKKRKAQQPVTTSRQGLEKVSLEIGFMPLTDAAPLIVAKEKGFFAKYGLNIALHRATNWKQIAKGVVNGELDAAQMLAGMPLALTLGAGDKKPIPVVNALNLSRNANAITLSKRLYSQGVRNLAELKAAINAAPDQILTLGIVHPTSMQNLMLRYWLAAGGIDPDRDVSLTVISPTQMVSELKAGNIDGYCAGEPWNYQAVHQGLGFVAATALETWSGQPKKVLGVREEWAQKYPETYLALVKALLEACQYCDDLRNREEILELLCRSEYLDIDPVYVRPGFIDPYDRGDGTAPQALTGYNQFYLHQTNYPNRTELLWMVTQLARWGLTPFPKNWVEVIERVCRTDIFGAAARDLGLLDIGEDNPIHLFDGKVFNSSEPIEYLKSLEIKRQIRIEEVFI from the coding sequence ATGGCTACCTTTGTAGAAGTCGATCACATTGACCGGATATTTGACCTACCAAATGGCGGCAAATATATTGCCCTGAAAAATATTGAATTGAAAATCCAACAAGGGGAATTTGTTTCCTTAATTGGACACTCCGGTTGCGGTAAATCTACTCTGCTCAACATCATTGCAGGTTTAGATAGAGCCAGCATTGGCGGTGTGACTTTAGAAGGGCGAGAAGTCAGAGATCCTAGTCCCGATCGCATGGTAGTTTTTCAAAACTACTCGTTGCTTCCCTGGTTAACCGTTAGAGAAAACATTGCCCTAGCTGTAGATGAAGTCTATAAAAATCAGCCCAAGGGCGAACGTCGGGGGATTGTCGAAGAACATATCGACATGGTGGGACTGCGCCATGCAGCAAATAAACGTCCGAGTGAGTTATCTGGGGGGATGAAACAACGAGTAGCGATCGCCCGCGCCTTGGCTACCCGTCCTAAGTTGTTACTGCTAGACGAACCCTTTGGGGCCTTGGATGCCTTAACCAGAGGAAGTTTGCAAGAACAACTGATGAAAATCTGCAACGAACACAACGTTACCTGTGTGATGGTCACACACGATGTAGATGAGGCATTATTGTTGAGCGATCGCATCGTTATGCTCACCAATGGCCCAGAAGCTCATATCGGGCAAATTTTGGAAGTTCCCATCCCTCGTCCGCGTCAACGCTTGGAAGTAGTCAAACATCCCAGCTACTACAGCCTGCGGAATGAAATGATTTACTTCCTCAACCAACAAAAGCTAGCCAAGAAACGCAAAGCACAGCAACCTGTAACAACATCCCGCCAAGGCTTAGAAAAAGTCAGTCTTGAAATTGGCTTTATGCCTCTGACTGATGCTGCACCTCTAATCGTTGCCAAAGAAAAAGGCTTCTTTGCTAAGTACGGCTTAAATATCGCTCTCCACCGTGCTACCAACTGGAAGCAAATCGCTAAAGGTGTTGTCAATGGTGAATTAGATGCAGCTCAGATGCTAGCAGGAATGCCTCTAGCCTTGACTTTGGGTGCTGGTGACAAAAAGCCCATACCTGTAGTCAATGCCTTGAATCTCTCGCGGAATGCGAACGCCATTACCTTAAGCAAAAGGTTGTATAGCCAAGGTGTGAGGAACTTAGCTGAGTTGAAAGCGGCGATTAATGCTGCTCCCGATCAAATTCTCACTTTGGGTATCGTTCATCCCACATCGATGCAGAACCTGATGCTGCGTTATTGGTTAGCGGCTGGCGGTATTGATCCCGATCGCGATGTCAGCCTGACTGTGATTTCACCAACACAAATGGTTTCCGAACTGAAAGCCGGAAATATTGATGGTTACTGTGCCGGAGAACCTTGGAACTACCAAGCCGTTCACCAAGGCTTAGGCTTTGTTGCTGCCACAGCTTTAGAAACTTGGTCAGGACAACCAAAAAAAGTGCTGGGAGTGCGAGAAGAGTGGGCGCAAAAGTACCCAGAAACCTATCTTGCCCTCGTCAAAGCGCTGTTGGAAGCTTGCCAATATTGTGACGACCTCCGCAATCGCGAAGAGATTCTCGAATTACTCTGCCGTTCTGAATATCTGGATATCGATCCTGTATACGTCCGCCCAGGTTTTATCGATCCCTACGATCGCGGTGACGGTACAGCACCTCAAGCACTGACAGGCTACAACCAGTTTTATCTCCATCAAACCAACTATCCCAACCGCACCGAACTGCTGTGGATGGTGACTCAACTGGCGCGCTGGGGCTTAACACCGTTCCCGAAAAATTGGGTGGAAGTGATTGAAAGAGTCTGTCGTACAGACATCTTTGGTGCGGCTGCCCGAGATCTAGGCTTACTCGACATCGGAGAAGATAACCCGATTCATTTGTTTGATGGTAAAGTTTTTAACTCTTCCGAGCCAATAGAGTATCTCAAAAGCTTAGAAATCAAGCGGCAGATACGTATTGAAGAGGTATTTATTTAG
- a CDS encoding assimilatory nitrate reductase (ferredoxin) precursor, translated as MSEFTKTQCPYCGVGCGLEVSPPAQHGKATHRDSQGTPIWRVRGDKAHPSSQGMVCVKGATIAESLDKNRLHYPMVRDSLDQKFRRASWDEALDLIAKRIQTVRVTQGSEAICMYGSGQFQTEDYYIAQKLMKGCLGSNNFDANSRLCMSSAVAGYIQSFGADGPPCCYDDLELTDCAFLIGTNTAECHPIVFNRLAKYHKKNRKVKMIVVDPRRTPTAEAADLHLAIRPGTDIDLLNGIAHLLMRWNYIEPGFIEDCTSNFPAYAEVIRHYAPDIVANRCGISVADLETAARYWGQSQRVLSLWSMGVNQSSEGTAKVRTIINLHLMTGQIGKPGAGPFSLTGQPNAMGGREAGGLAHLLPGYRLVKNPQHRAEVEDLWGLKRGQISPNPGLTAWDMITGLEDGTVGLLWIAATNPAVSMPDLERTKKALLRSPFTVYQDAYYPTETATYAHVLLPAAQWGEKTGVMTNSERTVTLCQAFREPPREAKPDWEIFAEVGRRLGFVKEFAFANSAEVYAEFVQLTRHRPCEMTGISHEKLQAQGPTQWPCSQEQKSTQDSKRLYTDLRFHTLDGRARFGAYHSRGLAEPPDPNYPFVLTTGRLYGHWHTQTRTGRIEKIQQMHPEPFIEIHPRDAAVLGISDRHWLEVRSRRGKAKFPAKITKAIAPGTVFVPMHWGALWANEAEANALTHPESCPDSLQPELKACAVQLTPISLEVTLKNYQLQSSQW; from the coding sequence ATGAGTGAATTTACCAAAACCCAATGTCCTTACTGTGGTGTTGGCTGTGGACTAGAAGTTTCGCCCCCAGCTCAACACGGCAAAGCAACTCATCGGGATAGCCAAGGAACTCCAATTTGGCGGGTGCGAGGAGACAAAGCTCACCCATCTAGCCAGGGTATGGTTTGTGTTAAAGGTGCAACAATCGCTGAGTCTTTGGATAAAAATAGACTGCATTATCCAATGGTACGAGACTCTTTAGATCAAAAGTTTCGCCGCGCCAGTTGGGATGAAGCTCTCGATCTGATCGCAAAGCGGATTCAAACCGTGCGCGTTACCCAAGGGTCAGAAGCTATATGTATGTATGGTTCCGGTCAGTTTCAAACCGAAGATTATTACATTGCCCAAAAACTCATGAAAGGATGTTTGGGTAGTAATAATTTTGATGCCAATTCACGTTTATGTATGTCTAGCGCTGTAGCTGGATACATTCAAAGCTTTGGCGCTGATGGCCCACCTTGTTGTTACGATGACTTAGAGTTAACCGACTGTGCATTTTTAATTGGTACTAATACTGCTGAATGTCATCCAATAGTTTTCAATCGCTTGGCGAAGTACCACAAAAAAAATCGCAAAGTCAAAATGATTGTGGTCGATCCCCGACGCACACCCACCGCAGAAGCAGCTGACCTACATTTAGCCATACGTCCAGGTACAGATATCGACTTGTTGAACGGTATTGCTCACCTGTTGATGCGTTGGAACTATATAGAGCCTGGCTTCATCGAAGACTGCACCAGCAACTTTCCAGCCTACGCTGAGGTTATTCGTCACTATGCTCCGGATATAGTGGCGAATCGTTGTGGAATCAGCGTTGCAGATTTAGAAACAGCCGCTCGCTACTGGGGACAATCTCAAAGAGTGCTGTCTCTCTGGTCAATGGGTGTGAATCAATCAAGTGAAGGTACGGCTAAGGTGAGAACGATTATTAATTTGCACCTGATGACTGGACAAATTGGTAAACCAGGAGCTGGGCCTTTTTCTTTGACTGGTCAACCAAATGCAATGGGAGGAAGGGAAGCCGGAGGTTTAGCGCACTTACTACCCGGTTATCGCTTGGTAAAAAACCCCCAGCATCGTGCGGAAGTTGAAGATTTGTGGGGACTGAAGCGAGGACAGATTTCACCCAATCCTGGTTTAACAGCCTGGGATATGATTACTGGATTAGAAGATGGCACAGTGGGATTGCTGTGGATTGCTGCTACTAACCCAGCTGTGAGTATGCCAGATTTGGAACGGACTAAAAAGGCATTATTGCGATCGCCCTTCACTGTCTATCAAGATGCTTATTACCCGACAGAAACCGCTACTTACGCTCATGTTCTGTTACCTGCTGCTCAATGGGGCGAAAAAACTGGGGTAATGACCAATTCCGAACGTACAGTCACCCTGTGTCAAGCATTCCGCGAACCACCAAGAGAAGCCAAACCAGATTGGGAAATTTTTGCCGAAGTTGGTCGGCGATTAGGCTTTGTGAAAGAATTTGCCTTTGCCAACTCTGCTGAGGTCTATGCTGAATTTGTGCAACTAACTCGCCACCGCCCCTGTGAGATGACTGGTATTAGTCATGAAAAATTACAAGCACAAGGCCCCACCCAATGGCCTTGTTCTCAGGAGCAAAAATCAACTCAGGATTCTAAAAGACTCTACACAGATCTTCGCTTTCATACTCTTGATGGTCGGGCAAGGTTTGGAGCATATCACTCACGCGGATTGGCAGAACCACCAGATCCGAATTATCCCTTTGTGTTGACTACAGGAAGGCTTTACGGACATTGGCACACCCAAACTCGTACTGGTCGAATTGAAAAAATTCAGCAAATGCATCCCGAACCCTTCATTGAGATTCATCCTCGCGATGCTGCTGTTTTAGGAATTAGCGATCGCCATTGGCTAGAAGTGCGATCGCGTCGAGGTAAAGCGAAATTTCCGGCTAAAATTACAAAAGCGATCGCTCCTGGTACAGTTTTTGTCCCTATGCATTGGGGTGCGTTATGGGCAAATGAAGCTGAAGCTAATGCTCTCACCCATCCCGAATCTTGTCCCGATTCATTGCAACCGGAATTAAAGGCTTGTGCAGTGCAACTGACTCCAATTTCTTTGGAAGTAACTCTCAAAAATTATCAACTCCAGTCCTCACAATGGTAA
- a CDS encoding nitrite transporter NrtP: MLKGLFSFRDRYRILHQTWFAFFLTFVCWFNFAPFATTIGKQLHLAPEQIKTLGICNLALTIPARLIIGMLLDRFGPRITYSILLMFAAVPCLATALSQDFNQLVISRLLMGIVGSGFVVGIRMVAEWFPPKEMGSAQGIYGGWGNFGAFGAEFALPMIAVATSFLAGGASNWRLAIALTGIIAAIYGVIYYNSVQDTPADKVYKKPKKNGALEVTSVKSFWAMILSNFGLIFALGLLAWRLEQKNIHFLNQTQMYLVWVVLAGLFAYQTYKAYQVNKELLIGKKTYTPVQRYQFSQVALLEFTYVTNFGSELAAVSMLPAFFEKTFGLEHVVAGMIAATYPFLNLVSRPSGGLISDKFGSRKWTMTIISAGIGVGYLMAHFINSSWPIPLAIAVTMFAAYFAQAGCGATYGIVPLIKKEATGQIAGNVGAYGNFGGVVYLTIFSLTDASTLFSTMGVAAIICAFMCGFFLKEPKGSFAGAPEDELSETLTQKPSVLAEE; this comes from the coding sequence ATGCTCAAAGGATTATTTTCATTCAGGGATCGCTATCGTATCCTCCATCAGACTTGGTTTGCCTTTTTTCTTACCTTTGTCTGTTGGTTTAACTTTGCACCTTTTGCAACCACTATTGGAAAACAATTACATTTAGCACCTGAGCAAATTAAAACTTTAGGCATTTGTAACCTCGCCCTCACAATTCCGGCACGACTAATTATTGGGATGTTGCTGGATCGTTTCGGCCCCAGGATTACTTACTCAATTTTATTAATGTTCGCTGCTGTTCCTTGTTTGGCGACAGCACTATCACAAGACTTTAATCAACTAGTCATCAGCCGCCTGTTAATGGGAATTGTTGGTTCTGGTTTTGTTGTAGGTATCCGCATGGTAGCCGAGTGGTTCCCTCCAAAAGAGATGGGAAGTGCCCAAGGTATTTATGGCGGTTGGGGTAACTTTGGTGCTTTTGGTGCAGAGTTTGCCCTGCCCATGATTGCTGTTGCGACAAGCTTTTTAGCTGGTGGTGCTTCCAACTGGCGGTTGGCGATCGCGCTTACAGGTATCATTGCTGCTATCTACGGCGTGATTTATTACAACAGCGTCCAAGATACGCCTGCTGATAAAGTCTACAAGAAACCCAAGAAAAATGGTGCTTTGGAAGTAACCAGTGTTAAAAGTTTCTGGGCAATGATTCTTTCCAATTTTGGTTTGATTTTTGCCTTGGGTTTATTAGCTTGGCGCTTAGAACAAAAGAATATTCACTTCCTCAATCAAACCCAAATGTATTTGGTTTGGGTAGTGTTAGCAGGATTATTTGCTTACCAAACCTACAAAGCTTATCAAGTTAACAAAGAATTACTAATTGGTAAAAAAACCTACACACCTGTTCAACGCTATCAGTTTAGTCAAGTTGCTTTACTTGAATTTACCTACGTTACTAACTTTGGTAGCGAGTTAGCAGCAGTTTCTATGCTCCCAGCCTTCTTTGAAAAAACCTTTGGTTTAGAACACGTGGTAGCTGGAATGATCGCCGCAACTTACCCGTTTTTAAACTTAGTTTCTCGCCCCAGTGGTGGCTTAATTTCTGATAAATTTGGCTCACGCAAATGGACAATGACAATTATCAGTGCTGGTATTGGTGTTGGCTACTTGATGGCACATTTTATTAATAGTAGCTGGCCAATTCCTTTAGCGATCGCAGTCACTATGTTTGCTGCTTACTTTGCCCAAGCTGGTTGTGGTGCAACCTACGGCATTGTACCTTTAATTAAAAAAGAAGCCACTGGACAAATCGCTGGTAATGTCGGAGCTTACGGTAATTTCGGTGGCGTAGTATATCTGACAATTTTTAGCTTAACTGACGCATCAACACTCTTTAGCACAATGGGTGTAGCAGCTATAATTTGCGCTTTTATGTGTGGTTTCTTCCTCAAAGAACCGAAAGGATCTTTTGCAGGCGCACCTGAAGATGAATTATCAGAAACGTTAACACAAAAGCCTTCTGTTCTAGCTGAAGAATAA
- a CDS encoding nitrate transport ATP-binding subunits C and D: protein MQIVNRANQIETLQTQKVENFLVIEGVSKIYPTPEGPYTVLDGIDLKVREGEFVCLIGHSGCGKSTLLNMVSGFNTPSDGVVLLQDQPITEPGPDRMMVFQNYCLLPWLSVFDNVYLAVDAVFPKKTQAEKRAIVREHLAMVGLTEAADKKPSQISGGMKQRVAIARALSIRPQVLILDEPFGALDAITKEELQEELLQIWRDHQVTVLMITHDIDEALFLADRVVMMTNGPAAQIGEILDIPFSRPRNRRRIMEDPEYYNLRNYALDFLYRRFAHEDE, encoded by the coding sequence ATGCAAATAGTAAATAGAGCTAATCAAATCGAGACATTACAAACCCAGAAAGTAGAGAATTTTCTGGTAATTGAAGGTGTCAGCAAAATTTATCCAACTCCTGAAGGCCCTTACACAGTACTCGATGGAATTGACCTGAAAGTTCGCGAGGGTGAATTTGTCTGTTTAATTGGGCATTCTGGCTGTGGTAAATCAACTCTGCTGAATATGGTTTCTGGGTTTAACACTCCTAGCGATGGAGTGGTGTTACTGCAAGACCAACCCATCACTGAACCCGGCCCAGACCGGATGATGGTGTTCCAAAACTACTGTCTACTGCCTTGGCTGAGTGTGTTTGATAATGTTTATTTGGCTGTAGATGCGGTATTTCCCAAAAAGACCCAGGCAGAAAAACGAGCCATAGTTAGAGAACATTTAGCAATGGTGGGACTGACAGAAGCTGCTGATAAAAAACCCAGTCAGATTTCTGGCGGGATGAAGCAGCGAGTTGCGATCGCCCGCGCCCTCTCTATCCGTCCGCAAGTTCTAATTCTGGATGAACCGTTTGGTGCATTAGATGCCATCACTAAAGAGGAATTACAAGAAGAATTACTGCAAATCTGGCGAGATCATCAAGTCACCGTATTGATGATTACGCATGACATTGATGAAGCACTTTTCTTAGCTGACAGAGTTGTAATGATGACAAACGGGCCTGCTGCTCAAATTGGTGAAATCTTAGATATTCCCTTTTCTCGTCCTCGGAATCGTCGCCGCATCATGGAAGACCCAGAATACTATAATTTGCGGAACTACGCTCTAGACTTTCTTTATCGTCGCTTTGCTCATGAAGATGAATAA